A single Hippopotamus amphibius kiboko isolate mHipAmp2 chromosome 5, mHipAmp2.hap2, whole genome shotgun sequence DNA region contains:
- the CISD1 gene encoding CDGSH iron-sulfur domain-containing protein 1 isoform X2 codes for MSMTSSVRVEWIAAVTIAAGTAAIGYLAYKRFYVKDHRNKSMVNPHIQKDNPKVVHAFDMEDLGDKAVYCRCWRSKKFPLCDGSHTKHNEETGDNVGPLIIKKKDT; via the exons ATGAGCATGACTTCCAGCGTACGAG TTGAATGGATCGCAGCAGTTACCATTGCTGCTGGGACAGCTGCAATTGGTTATCTAGCTTACAAAAGATTTTATGTTAAAGATCATCGTAACAAATCTATGGTAAACCCTCACATCCAGAAAGACAACCCCAAGGTGGTACATGCTTTTGATATGGAGGATTTGGGAGATAAAGCTGTGTACTGCCGTTGTTGGAGGTCCAAAAAG TTCCCACTCTGTGATGGATCTCACACAAAACACAATGAAGAAACTGGAGACAACGTGGGACCTCtgatcattaagaaaaaagacacTTAA
- the CISD1 gene encoding CDGSH iron-sulfur domain-containing protein 1 isoform X1, with translation MQHSLLSKILWNWVEWIAAVTIAAGTAAIGYLAYKRFYVKDHRNKSMVNPHIQKDNPKVVHAFDMEDLGDKAVYCRCWRSKKFPLCDGSHTKHNEETGDNVGPLIIKKKDT, from the exons ATGCAGCACTCTCTTCTCTCCAAAATTCTCTGGAACTGGG TTGAATGGATCGCAGCAGTTACCATTGCTGCTGGGACAGCTGCAATTGGTTATCTAGCTTACAAAAGATTTTATGTTAAAGATCATCGTAACAAATCTATGGTAAACCCTCACATCCAGAAAGACAACCCCAAGGTGGTACATGCTTTTGATATGGAGGATTTGGGAGATAAAGCTGTGTACTGCCGTTGTTGGAGGTCCAAAAAG TTCCCACTCTGTGATGGATCTCACACAAAACACAATGAAGAAACTGGAGACAACGTGGGACCTCtgatcattaagaaaaaagacacTTAA
- the LOC130853643 gene encoding rRNA methyltransferase 2, mitochondrial-like → MAGSLKLAWASFQRQRFHTTGSCYKGRTGAEHLWLTRHLRDPFVKAAKVESYRCRSAFKLLEMNERHQILRPGLRVLDCGAAPGAWSQVAVQRVNAAGTDPSAPVGFVLGVDLLHIFPLEGATFLCPADVTDPRTFQRIQELLPAGRADVILSDMAPNATGIRALDHDRLISLCLSLLDMAPEVLCPGGTFLCKTWAGSQSHLLQKRLTEEFQKTKTVKLEASRKESSEVYFLATQYRRGKRGGL, encoded by the coding sequence ATGGCCGGGTCCTTGAAGTTGGCGTGGGCTTCCTTTCAGCGTCAGAGGTTCCACACCACTGGGAGTTGCTACAAGGGCCGGACCGGCGCTGAACACCTGTGGCTGACGCGGCATTTGAGGGACCCGTTTGTGAAGGCTGCGAAAGTGGAGAGTTACAGGTGTCGAAGTGCCTTCAAGCTCCTGGAGATGAACGAGAGGCACCAGATCCTGCGGCCCGGCCTCCGGGTGCTAGACTGTGGGGCCGCTCCGGGCGCGTGGAGCCAGGTGGCTGTGCAGCGCGTCAACGCTGCAGGCACAGATCCCAGTGCTCCTGTTGGCTTTGTGCTTGGGGTAGATCTCCTTCACATATTCCCCCTAGAAGGAGCAACTTTTCTGTGCCCTGCTGATGTGACGGACCCAAGAACCTTCCAGAGAATCCAAGAACTGCTTCCTGCTGGGAGAGCAGATGTGATTCTGAGTGACATGGCACCCAACGCCACAGGGATCCGGGCCCTCGACCACGACAGGCTCATTAGCTTGTGCTTGTCCCTTCTGGACATGGCTCCAGAAGTCCTGTGCCCTGGGGGAACATTCCTTTGTAAAACCTGGGCTGGAAGTCAAAGCCATCTGTTGCAGAAGAGACTGACAGAGGAATTCcagaaaacaaagactgtaaaacTTGAAGCCAGCCGGAAAGAATCCTCAGAGGTGTACTTCTTGGCCACACAGTAccgaagagggaagaggggaggtcTGTGA